A stretch of the Vigna radiata var. radiata cultivar VC1973A chromosome 7, Vradiata_ver6, whole genome shotgun sequence genome encodes the following:
- the LOC106768033 gene encoding early nodulin-55-2 → MASSSPFLVMLSMCLLICCSEAKQYVVGGTANSWKTPLSSPDSLNHWANSHHFKIGDTLVFKYDERTESVHEVNKTDYERCNTVGQEHVVFNDGNTKVLLAKSGFRHFISGNQSHCRMGLKLKVVVLVTAKTKKNPTSQTPSPSPSPSPLPPSPSPSPSPLPNNHGVNGRSSGGFIIMWLLGLMMLLL, encoded by the exons ATGGCTTCATCATCTCCATTTTTGGTGATGCTCTCaatgtgtttgttaatttgctGCTCTGAAGCCAAACAGTATGTGGTTGGAGGCACTGCAAATTCCTGGAAGACTCCTCTCTCCTCACCAGATTCTCTCAACCACTGGGCCAACTCTCACCATTTCAAAATCGGCGATACTCTCG TATTTAAATACGATGAGAGAACTGAGTCAGTGCATGAAGTGAACAAGACAGACTACGAAAGGTGCAATACGGTGGGGCAAGAACACGTGGTGTTCAACGATGGTAACACCAAGGTCTTGCTTGCAAAATCTGGATTCAGACATTTCATAAGTGGAAATCAGAGTCACTGCCGCATGGGATTAAAACTCAAAGTGGTTGTCCTCGTCACtgccaaaaccaaaaaaaatccTACTTCTCAAACTCCTTCTCCTTCACCATCACCTTCACCATTGCCGCCGTCACCATCGCCATCGCCTTCACCACTTCCAAATAATCACGGTGTTAATGGTCGTTCAAGCGGTGGATTCATTATAATGTGGTTGTTGGGGTTGATGATGTTACTGCTTTAA